The following is a genomic window from Homalodisca vitripennis isolate AUS2020 chromosome 5, UT_GWSS_2.1, whole genome shotgun sequence.
CGTACAGATATCGTACGTGACCCAAGTCCCACTCGTACTGACGTTTACGTGAGGTGCATCTCACATTTTCACGTGATCCAAACCATTTTATTGTTTCCTGAGTAATACAATTGTCACCTTTTGCACACTCTTGGTCttttaatataactatacaaGACTAACATGTGCGCTTATAGTTAAACCCAACGTGAAGTACCACTGCACACATTAACATTAAcacagttaatattaattataatatgtaataactgtaagttataaaatgaaagcttatatttgtaatgaaaaaatataattttaattatttttgtcagGAACTGTACTATTGCACTCATTAAAATCATACACTTACGGAAATAAATGAGTCTAGTTTACACATGATAGTTGTCCAAAATTCAGTTTTTCGTTCGAAAATTAATACAATTGAAAGTGATTACATCaaaccatagattacaataagacatCAAACTGATGATACCCACAAATGGGCGACAATTGAGTGACTGTTGCCCAATTCATTCAATTGTCTCTTGagttatatgaaataatatacagCGTGACCAGTCCCTTATACGAATTCATAGACATCGACGAGTCGCATAGCGTTCTGTGTATTGCATtccatatgttaaaataaaatttatttaatggttttgcGTCGCTTCGCTGTCCGAGTACTGTACCTTCACTAAATATACAATTCTCCCATACGCCAAGCCGCATAACATATCCAGGCGATATGTTATAAGCAAACTGTATTTTTTGAATGCAAGgagaataaatatgtaaaattatcagTCTAGCACTACACTTCTTCTGTACTGTGTTCCTTTCTCTTCCATTGGTTCTCAGAACATTATTTGAGAAAATTCAATACACATGTTTGTTAATGATCATTTGCTGAATAGGAGAATCGCTTTCAATATCTAGGTATGATCCattgataaacatataaaatggACTTTACATATTGACTTTGTATCAAAAAGGGTCTCATCCGCATTACTTTTACTTCGACACATTGGCTAGTCCAAACATACTGATTTGCTAAAACTTTGTTACCATGCAATTTTTGCGAGCAGAATTTGTTACGGAATTGTTATCTGGGTCAGGGCAGCTTAAACCGatccaaataaacattttacaatccAAAACGGGCAGGGTCAATAACATCAGGAGGCGTTTACGGAATTGTCTGTTCTTAACTTGTCATCTCTATTCATACTTGAAGCCACTTTTCTTACCAATTTTGGAGAGAAGTTATTGAACTCTGATGTGCATGGCTATAACACAAGAAGTAAACACGAACTTAGACTTGGAACTTGGCGACTTGACATTTTATTCCTTACAACCACAAAATTTGGCGCAATCTTATTTAATAGATTACCGCAGGCCATAAAATCAGTTTCCAGCCTAGCGGGTTTCAAAAGGCGACTGAGAGAGTACCTTGCCAACAATGTGTTTTATACGGTTGGAGGGTTTCTGAATCACATACAttcaatacataattttgtatttgtatttgtactgTAGGGGAGCCACGAGACGACTCCTGGTCTCTTTGCATATCGGCCAATTGAAAGCACTAACCACCCCCATGGAGACTCCATCTATAATCGTGTGCACTAATGTTCAAGACGTAATTATTACTGACTTAAGTGCCTGCAAAATAAGGCGATACAACTACAATACACAGCTACACCGTGTACTGGATCTGGGTGATTGTCTCGTGATTCGCGTTCAGTACTGTGTAACATTACATTTAGAAAAAATGGACACCACTCAAGTCTTTACATCACGTGCATTTCTGACCTATATTTTTATACGGCGGGACGTGTCCCGTTCGGGTTTGATGAACCAAGATGGCACCACACATCACTCGCTGCATAGCACATGCCAGTGCGGGCCAATAGGTTACGCTGGCAACTGAACGCACGAGTAACGGTTCATCAGTAACTCTGGCGCGTTGCCGCTATGCTGCACTAGTCAATTCGTGACACGCTGGGTAACATTGCAGCGCTTCTCTATGTTACATACAAAGTACGGTGTGAATAAAGAAAGTGTAggtatgtaatatatttgaacAAGGCATGAGTACGTCAGAACAGGCTTTGAcgaggttgcgtgcaaaatttaaagtctttagcTGTATGTTACGGGgtcacatgattgtactcagtctgttaccatcatggttatccatgaagcaatgttaaaatgtaaaaacgttCAGCCAAACCTCACGAAGTGGCGTCGAAATCGATGTTGCCTATCCATAAATTACGCTCAGGCTTCTCTATAGGACAGTTCGCTCTCGAGATAGTATGTcgatagacagacaaacagacaaaaGCTACATCGTTCCAGTCCCTCAAATGATATGGTTCGCTAACGCTCTGACAGTAAGGTATACATAATATGAAGAATAAATTTGAGTAGATATTGCTAACACCATAACCTGAACCAATCTGCACTCATCTGTATGGAGGCCATGACCCGCGTACCCCAGACCTGTGGGTTCGGTACCTTAGGTAACAGCTACGTGTACTACAATGAGGAAAGTTCACAATTGAGATGCGTCAAGCAGCGCGAAAATACATGTCGCTGATACGCGACCCATATCGTAGATTGTGATGTTAACGCGACCGATCTCGCATTCTGCGCTCGTCAGTATGGAATACAGACCCGCGAGCAAAATGCcgaataaaaactttactttaacGTTCTTCCAAAAAAACTTTATATCGGAATCAATCCCGGGCGACTAATTGAAAGGGAGGAGGGTTTAGGAGGGGTTCGTTTTACTGCTGTGTCCGGCGACGCAATTAATATTCAACAGTTAATTATACTGAGCTTGCAGCTCCTTGTCCTGCAGGATTTTTGTCGGTACACGAGGAAAATCTTCAGAGAATTGAAATAAGGATTCTTTActacaattcattttattttaaattaagaaagtcaattcaaaaattttcataaacccgattttttaaatttaaaagcccTATGGTTATAATTCATTTTGAATTGTAGTAAATTATTAGTACGACATAATTGTGTTTATGTAAAGTAACtttgataaacaaaaattaattttaagtttaatgtgGAAAATACACATAGTTTTCATGATAATTTgcctaacaattttaaattaaacaatatttccaaTGTGTATCCGCCGTTATAATCTCTAAAGGCATAATGCGAACGGTAATGCAAAATTACAAGGTCGTAAATTAAAAATCTGATTGATAAGAAACCGGACAGGACCGTCTCGAAATTGTGTCGTTCTCCGctcgtctgtgtgataactcttgataacgGTCGAtgagatttgaaatttggtaaatGAGTTTCTCTTAGTAAAAGGAAGAATGCTATTTGGGGGTTAAAAGGTCATTGGGCAGTTTGTATGTCTGTCCGTCTACCCATCTGTGCGATAAATTGTGATAGAAAAGTCCtaggatttaaaatattggtacATAGGTTCGtcttggtctaaggaagaaccctattgatttagAAATCGAATGATCGAAATTTGGTCTTTCCTTCGTCTATCTCTCCATCAGCCTATCTAtgtaataactcttgatagaaaagtccttaTACTATAGGACCATTGAAGgctttcataaaatacaattataaacattgaatcagaTTGGAATTGTAGGAACGACGATGGTGAACTCGGATATGCAGCAACATACGAATTAACAACAAAGTGTTTCATTGAAGATAGACATACTGGTTACTAACAGGAAAAGTCAGTCATACTGGTTAACATATTATATCCTttaaggggattccctactgaaactagtgattttcttaaaaacattaataattatgatatataatttttggaGTTCATTAAATCCCAggataatgtttattgtttactacTGTTtaaacttctatatatatattgggtctttttaattttttttacagggGATTTTTAATCTCTTATATCCTTTTAATTACTGAACCACTTTTAGTGTTtggtatttcattttacaatGCAAAAACTGCTAACATTTTTgcatacttaaatttatttgtgtaatagtttacAAGATATGGCttagaaaataactatttttaaaagttttggaatttttttaatgatttaacttACATGCATAGCTATACGTAgatataatagttaaaaagttatacaacttttgagtggaaaaacatacaaatgtaaaaGTTGCTGAAATCAGCGGTTGAAGTTTACGCTAGTACTTCAGTAGCTATAGCGGAAAATAGCTTACCCTACATGTACTTGTAGTCAGTGAGTGGTATATTTACATATTGAAGATATGTGTAGAACTAGTAAACCATTAACAGGAGACAGAAAAGGCCAAATTTGTTATGTTATcactttaaaatatctataataaattaacataggCCTATGCTACATTTTCACACAACATTATGTCAGCTTTCTCTTTGCTTCTTTGAGATTGTAGTCCTttgtttttctttacttttaccaTTTTACTGTCTAAAATACTGACTAACTTCCATAACCTTAAGGagattcaccactgaaaacatactttttttaaatacacaataaaaatagcttaaccattttttttctagtgtgtagtaggctaacaaaaaatacaaaaatataaaacggccaaatagttgtcacatacagcctacagtgaataaaaacgggggtttttcgcgtttttcagaccatatttcaaattgatatatctaagaaactatccaacatattgcactactcatggtctaattttgaagatatggatctaatctaaatatttaggtagatttatcatggtagcattagtcgttttgataaaataatttagtaaactttagacttaaaaaaaaacatgcatatatatataaaattatgtttctattcatcatatatacctaaaaatctaattctacctaaatatttagaaaaagatctacttaatatgtggtaaaaaatatgaactttctatctCAATTAGTTCCCAAGATATATCGATTCGTGTCTGAAAATTTATCGAAattcaaactttcggaaaactgcgatagaaagtaaacgtaggttcaacactaatatatcacgtatatttttttagtttatggttctgaaataaatttacacaatatattaggtcaaaaggttgtattatacatcaatattaggtcatattattatgtctgtgttcaataaaatatacatatatatacattgtaaaataaaacagagttcggTCGGTGACGTTCAAAAGTCACCGGCACCATATGTTTTCCCCTCCGCTTCTATTTTCCTGGTTTCTTCCTCAAGCTGTGCATGTTTCAACTTCCTTCTGTACTCTGTGAATTTCATCTTTTTGCGTTTCTGTGCCAGTGCTAATCTTTTATTGTCGAAGCGCTTGGCAATCTTGGCAGCGTTTTTTCCTattactacttcttcttcttcttcagcatagagtaatgaaaataaaacagtaggcctacaatgattgatatgcgtattaaactagatttaaatatctggtttacatatttataatgaaatatataaaagaaattatgatgtttttagtacaaaataaggtatctagtaaaaatgtgaaattttggacattgacgCGCTttcaaaaaacgttattttttcatacttagggTTAAAATGTAGGTCTTAGGATACTAtgtttttgttcagtaggttccaaatgacaaaatatgacaaaaaacttcttttgaaaatttcataatttttcattattttcagtggtgaatccccttaatACTAGTCCAAAAATGGCATGaacatattgtttgtaaaaaagcTTATTTTTTCTGCCTATTTCAAGGAGGAAAAAAAGGGTAAAGTATGTagcataactatataaaaatacatactgagtaaattttactttctaacaGGAAGTAGTAAAGTTCAATAATTATTAGTGAATGTTCCATCAGAGGCACTACGGCTGTAGTCTGGTCCTGGCTTACTGCCCCAAAAGCAGGTGCACCCTCCACTTCAAACTTGTTCACAACAATAATAAGAGATATTATGCGATATGTTGTGTTTTCTGATTTCTTATAAACCATGGAAAAAGAAAGCAATACAAAAAGTTCAATTTCTTTGCCGAAATTGGTCATTTTTCAGTATGGAATCCCCTAAACTTGCTTACGTACGTTTACAACACGTTACATTGTGAAGCAAATACGATATATGGTCCTACTAATATGTAACGCATTACgtcttacaatattataactgGGCGAGGGAAAATAGGGAAATTCAAATAATAGTTACAGCACTTGAATAATAAATTAGAggaaatataatagtttaatgcGTTGTATCCTGAGTAACTAAAATTCGTTTATATGAAGACTACCACAACAGTCCTAGCTCGTGTggattttacacaataaaaacaaatccttCGTCCTGTATGTGATACAATAAAAAATCGAAACCGTTACCATAACCAACCTACACTACTATTCCCATATAATAGTGACTGATAACAGAAACAAAGTTACTTGGAATTCAGGAATTATCAATGTGGATACAATTTTTTTCAGATGTTCAAACGTAGTACCCTTATGTCAGATGTATAGTATTATCCCCAGAGTTTtaaactaacaaacaacaaaagaatgcacgtaaagaaatatatttatagaaatatatatatttattatatatatatatatatattatatatacatattatatattatacatatacatattatatatatatatatatatatatatatatatatattatatatatatatatatacatacagcaATCATTGTCCGGTCAGGTAATCTTGGaaaaggtttaaacattttttgccCCAAATCTTTGGGATAATTTCcctaacaacaataaaaatatacaaaaatgtattttttttatcataccacaataaattgtagtttaaaaaagCTATATTTATGAACACCTTATATTCAGACccaaagcaaataaataaatacacggATACAATTTTATAGTAGACCTATGTATATGAGAGATGAATAAAGAGAATGGCGTGTTTTTTGTCGATACAAAATTAGTTTCCTTAATAGTCTGTAGGCCAACCCACGACAAAGACATGCTTGACCTGACCACATTGCATCGTCTTTTGTCTTCTACGGGTTAATAGCGTGTACTATATACAGGGTCATCAACTCAAGGTGACAAGGATGACACCATAAAACGTTAGCAGGAGCTGTAATGACTTGTACAGAAGAGGGCGCACACATGCATTTATGCGATGGAAGTCACTTTGAAAAACCCCCTTATAAGacatcataaataattacttttaacagTAATTCCAGTACGcctttgtataaaataaagtgaaattgCAACAGCTCTCTAACATTCCATTAacaaatattagaatctgagTTAAATTCATTTGCAAATGGTAAAACATGcctctttaataaattttgaaaaaagaatttctGAAACTTTCACCGCTCCTTGTGGATAACGGTTAAGGATGTCAAAATAAATACCCAGAATAAAAAGTGTTACAATTAGATGTTAATCCATACCCGTCAGAATATGTAGAGGTTTCCATAAGAAACATCAAAGAGACCGTCACATTGGAAAATGGCGaccgaattttaaattttaaccacgTAATTGTAATAAGCgtaaaaataagttaaagctTCCCATTTATAGTTTCGTGTAAAATTAATACCTTCTGAGATCCCAATGGTGGCCACCTTGATTTAATCACCTTATAATCAAACTATGAGCAAGTAGTTTTAGCTGTTGGTTACAACAATCAGTTGATCATTATTCAGCAGTTAAACAGCATTAATAACTCGACTTGTGTGGATTTTTAATGGGGAGTTGGCACTCAGTAAATCCTGTACTACTCAGTTATAATTTGTCGTAGCAAAATAACCTTGGTATAACCTACGTTCATGTTAAAGTACCCATGATTCATCATTcttgtacattttaaatcaaatatccTGCTTTTGAGttattacaaattcaaaattgtgaacgaccaccattttgaaacataatagatatatttctaaaacttttttacaaaacagGTCTTAATCAGACTAAACATTATCTAAAGTGTAAACTTCACAGCTTTATTCGATTTCAAGATacatattttcctaaaaaaactaaaactagcAGACAGACAGTAAATTAAGCAATGCAAGGCTAAAGTTTGTTGATATTTCTTAGTTATTTCACCTGACAAAtcaaatggtgaagtttgataaATTTGTGGACACTcggtataaataatatttattaaaaatgtctcattaacaaattacataaattattcaaagCATGTCGTTTTGTGAAGGTATCTTTATACTCAGGTAgtgtacaaatttcaaatttgtatcttCAGTAGTTTTTATTTGGGTTTGGCTACTCCAAACTGccaaaaattaatacttaaaatgcCTAAAATAACTTCAGTCAAGTTATCTTAAAAATAGTCTGAAACAATAAGTTATTTTACTCCAGTGAGTCTGAAATCAAGAAGACTCAACCTAACTAAAACCCGACTGCACCACTTAACTTCCAGAAAATGTTTCACATGCGAGAGCTGTACCACGCGACGGCTAATAGCTcagtgccccccccccccccccccgataaaACGATGTACAATCGGCAAGGTCGGTGACGTCGGAAAACTAGAAATGTCAACTACAACGGGACTGCAGTAAAAGTGGTGTAAATAATAAATGGGCAGAGGGATGAAAGAGTGGCTCAAGTGGCGCAATGCAGACGAGCCAGGTACAGGAGTAGTACCACGGTTCTGCACGGTGCCAAGGCCCCGACCATTGCTATTGACCCCTACCCTACCCTACCCTACCTCACCTCACCGTACCTTACCTATCCTATCCCTCTGCAGTCAGTTCAGTCGTATGTAAATACTGCTCCTCTCTCAGTCCATGTTCTGACAGCCTTATTTACTTACAGCGGGTTGTTCAGTGGTTCATCCTCTTTCCTCTTTCAAAATTAAGTGTTAAAACAAGAACATGAATTAAAAGTGTTacgtatgttttacattatttttaaattgggaagaatattgaaaaatatagtttttaaacattttttatcatttaagttCATATAAAATCCCAAATAAAATATCCGGATTACTCGGTAGAAAGGTAGATTCTATGCGCGGAGCTGTCATCTGATAATAAGCAACTGGAGAGGCATtactagtttataaaattaatttgtacatcaCTGATGGTATGACAGCTCTGATGTTTGACTATTAATTTAAGTCTTATTACACTttctaatatttagaaactaCATAATCTTGACAACTTATAAGACAACATCGTTACGAGCATTGGTTTTTTTACGTTACGAGCATTggtatacattgtttttttttttattctgaactTAAGTGTATTTGCAAAcaaccaaaaaatattacaatacttcCAAGCAACTAATCCAGCGGTCGGAATATTACTTCAAACACTTGATCTGAAATACAATCAGCTGATTCTCAATTATTCttcattatttctttattaacctcacatcaaaatttttgtatactaaatttttgtttttaaattgtgttatatattactAGTGCCTATACGCAATTCGATTACACTGAACAACAAGAAAACGATGGCTTTATATCCGGAGTATGAGAAACTATTCCTGCTGGAAGTGCTGGTGGACAGCGTGTACATCAACCACTCCAGTCTCCAGCTGGAGCCGGCTGTCAAGGCCAACCTGAAGGAGACCTGCGTGATGTTCCAGTTCCTCAACTATCCGCCGCTGGTCGTGTGCGAGGAGGACTTCTACAAGTCCCAAGCTCCGACTTCGGACACCCAGCTGAGCTTCAAGAGCGGCAAGTCCTGCATATTCTCGATACGCTCCTCGTTGGTGCCCACGCTACCGTACAAGTTCGACGTGAACGTGAGCGTGATCCGCAAAGTGGACCAGCCGCAGGGGAAGGTGGTTCTGGGCACTTCGCTGATCGGTCTGGGGGACAGTTTCGCGGCCCTGATGCACTCCAGCGTGGCCGAGCCCGACCTGCCTCTCCAGAAGACTAAAGCGGGTACCTTCGATCTCAACGACGAGAACGACAGGAAGATCGGCGACGTCACCGCGTTCATCCGGCTGTCGTGCTTCGGTCAGCTGATCGTCACTCAGTTTCAAGTGGGGGCCGGCAGAGACGCTTTCATGTTCAAGGGTACGGAGCCCAAGCAGGTGGTGGAGATCCCCGGCGACTCCAGCAAGATGCCGAAGATCGAGGTGGATCCTAACTACGTACCACCGGCCAGCGAGCCCAAGCCCGAGCCGGACAGAGGGTACGGCGACTCGAGGGTCGCCCAGCAGTACCAACAGCCCGACTACGGGATGTACGAGAACTACGAGCAGCCTCAGCCCCAGGAAGATGAGGGCAACTATAAGGAGATAGTCGCGGAGATCCGAGGACATTCTCTGCACATCAAAGTGCCCATGAGACCCAAGAAGCCCAAGGAAGACGACTTTGTCTGCAAGAAGCAGTTGGTGGACGAGATAGAAGGACCAGTCTGCAAGTTCGCGCCTCCACTCAATCTCTGTGACTGCGACTTTCCTGTTCCTCCAGAGGCAATTCCGCGTTGTGGCCCGAGGATGTAATTCTTAAGCGTTGATTTTATCAAATAAGAAAGCTACTTGTAAAGAGTTTTAATGAATTatcaaatttcatatttcttattttaatatttataaata
Proteins encoded in this region:
- the LOC124362294 gene encoding microtubule-associated protein 10-like, which codes for MALYPEYEKLFLLEVLVDSVYINHSSLQLEPAVKANLKETCVMFQFLNYPPLVVCEEDFYKSQAPTSDTQLSFKSGKSCIFSIRSSLVPTLPYKFDVNVSVIRKVDQPQGKVVLGTSLIGLGDSFAALMHSSVAEPDLPLQKTKAGTFDLNDENDRKIGDVTAFIRLSCFGQLIVTQFQVGAGRDAFMFKGTEPKQVVEIPGDSSKMPKIEVDPNYVPPASEPKPEPDRGYGDSRVAQQYQQPDYGMYENYEQPQPQEDEGNYKEIVAEIRGHSLHIKVPMRPKKPKEDDFVCKKQLVDEIEGPVCKFAPPLNLCDCDFPVPPEAIPRCGPRM